DNA sequence from the Anthonomus grandis grandis chromosome 9, icAntGran1.3, whole genome shotgun sequence genome:
ttttccaaaaaaattttgcaatgaagatatttgccttgaaagttggaaaaaatttattttcaaaaaaatttaatattttaggcacaaaatgctcatatctctgaaagtaataaagttagagagttgaaaattggaacagcacttcctctaataaaatcattggacacctatttcagcgttttttccaaaaaaattttgcaatgaagatatttgccttggaagttggaaaaaaatttattcaaaaaaaattgaagattttagacacaaaatgctcatatctctgaaagtaataaagttagagagttgaaaattggaacagcgcttcctctaataaaatcattggacacctatttcagcgttttttccaaaaaaattttgcaatgaagatatttgccttgaaagttggaaaaaatttattttcaaaaaaatttaatattttaggcacaaaatgctcatatctctgaaagtaataaagttagagagttgaaaattggaacaacgcttcctctaataaaatcattggacacctatttcagcgtttttctaaaaaattaaaaaaaatgaaaaaacagtTCTGGAagttgagaatttaaaaaataaataataatcaaagagacaaaatgctcatatctctgagtctaagaaagttagagacttgaaatttggaatataaaatcttctaataaaatcattggacacctatttcagcgttttttccaaaaaaattttgcaatgaagatatttgccttggaagttggaaaaaatttatttccaaaaaaattgaagattttagacacaaaatgctcatatctctgaatcCAAGAAAGTTAGAGACTTGAAATTTGGAACTTAAATTCTTCCAGTAAAGTAGACACCTGTTTTAACTTTTTGttgcatgatttttttttttagtgtaaaGTCAATAAACTTGCTGGACACCGCAAACTCTTTCATTcacatcatttaaataatatgccattattttgttaaaacttaaatattctttatttaaaaacacataaaataaaatacaaaaatacctcTTAACTTAGAGACAAACAACagaaattaacataattttcgCTTACACCTAAGAACAACACAGAACACTTTTAagtggttttaatttttttcgagtTAGACACTAATTCCCTTTCATATTCCTCTGGATGTTTGGCCCTCATATGTCCCGTCAAGCCGCTGCTGCTAGCGTATCGATGACCACAAACTGTGCATAAAAATGACCATTTCCAGCTGTCCTCTCGCTCTTCTATTGTTGGCTTCGTCGGAGTGAtatgatgtatttttttcagGTGAGTGTTTAATATACTTGATTGCCTGAAGTCCCTATCGCAATATTTACAGTTATAAGGTTTTTCACCGGTGTGAACTCTTAGGTGACGCTCTTTACCCTCtagcctacaaaaaaaaaaacgaaacattAAATACTAAGTTTATGTGTTGAGTGATCCAATTACGTGGTGAATCTTTTTAGGCAAATGTGGCACTGCAGTTTCTTAAAGTCGCCATGTATTTTCAAGTGTCTGTTTAGTAAGGATTTATTGCTGCAGATTTTTGAACATGTTTTACATTTATAAGTAGGTCTAGGTTGGCCTGTTGGATCATTATTATCGCTGTTAACAGGGTTGGTGTTATTAATTTCCTCATTGTTTTCACAGCTGGATAAGGATTCTTCTTCTGTGGGAAGATTTTCAACCTCAAATTCCTTGAGCAGTTCATCATTAAAGATGCAAATTACTTTATCATCATTATCAGTCTCAGCCCTTTgggtttctttaattttttgaagctTCAATTGGGTTTCATGGACGGTGATTTGGAATAGGTGGCATGATAAAAGCCTTTTTAAACAAGTTTGGCAGATTTTTTGAGGCAACCCATCCGAAGGTTCGACCTAacaaacacattaaaaaaaatattttaaatttatggaaGTTTATTGCTTACCTGTAAAGATGTAGACTCAAAAAGTAGGGAAGCTATTGAGTCTTTTTTGGTCACCTTACCCGATATGTTTACTATCGCAAATAAAGATGTTAAATTCGCGTCAGACGTCATGCATGTCCTACAAAAATCCGACATGCTTCTTAATAATACTGAAGAAtccattgtttatttaattttaaatttcaaatagaaaacttatttgcaatttgtatataaaaaaaagttacagcaCCCGGCAGGGGTTAAGTATACATAACCtcataaatgttattatttcagcGTTGCCACTATTACAGTATTTCTCTAGGGCAGGGTAAAAATTCAAGCAAAAGGGAATtcatagttattattattattaacatagaAGTAAACCAGTTGGTTAAGTTTGATTTAAGGGcaagaatattaattaaaaaattacataggTGAGGATTATTTggagaattaaattattaagtgtGGCAATACTGTCACAAAAAATGTTAGGTtaggtttttatttcttttttatactttattataaataataaacatttttttaaaatattgatacaTTAACGAAgccattttttaacaattaaagaATGACCTCAAGTGAGTTAAATGTAAATGACTTGTCAGAAAGATGTAGAACATGTATGGCTGCCAAAGGAATAACTTCCCTGTTTTCCTTACTAAGCATATCGGGAAAAGAAGAACCCTTGGACTCTATATTGTTTAAGTGCACTTCTTTACAGGTAAAGAACAACAAatagacaatttttatttctatcatAAACCTTAATTCTAGGTTAAATCAACAGATCAGCTACCACACAATATATGCAACAGTTGCCTAGAAAAGTTAATATATTGCCACCTTTTTCGAGACCTATGTTTGGAGACACATTCAAAATTTCTACTGGTTCTAAAAAATCAAACTGAAACTATTAATAATCTAATTCCTAGTGATTTTGCCACAGGAGATCCTGAAAAGGATGTCAAGAGTGACTTGCTATTAACTTCAGTATTAGAGGCAGATACTGAAACTTTGGACTGTGATAATAATGTCAAGGAAGAAACTAACAAAAGTGattttatatgcaaaatttgCCTTAAGGAATGTagttcaaaatatactttaaacaGGCATATGAAAGTGCATGGAGATTGTAAGGAACTGGAATGTTATATTTGCCACCGAAAATTTTCAAGGTAGAGTTTAtgattaataaatcttttttttaagatttcatTTTAGGCAAGCCGATGTACGACGTCATTTGGTCGTACATACAAAAGAAAAGCCCTACTTTTGTGATAGTTGTGGAAAATGTTTTACACAAATAGGAACCTTGGCTATCCATAAGCGGAAAATTCATAATATTTCTATAACCACAgataaaaaaaagggaaaaaagacatttttatgtTCAATTTGTGGCCAATTTTTTGGATTTAGTTCgacattaaaattacatatgAGAAGGCATATTGGTCACAAGCCTTTTCAATGCAATTATTGTAATCTTAGGTGAGTGTGATATTCATTCATCTATTGcaatttcatttataataatCTAATTCACAATAAGGTTTGTCTCAAATGCTCGACTCACCGCGCACAAGAGAAGTCACTCTGGGGAACGACCGTTTTGTTGTGAACTGTGTAATGCTAATTTTTCCCATGCAACTGCATTAACCAGACATCTGAAATCACATAGAAATGAAAGACCACACCAATGTCAGTACTGTGAAAAATGCTTCTGTTTACCGTCTGAATTGAACATACATTTGAGGTAAATACATATGAAGAGTACAGGGAAAAAACGTGCAAagtcagtattttataaaaattaagataatacATTTATGTGTTTccttttaaagaatgttttcaTATAAGCAATTAATACCGGCAAGAAACACACTGTGTCACTGGATAtgtgcagtttttaaataactatgcAGGGAAAGAACGTGCAATGTCATCGCGATACTAGATAAAAACGTGGTAAGTCAGGAAAAAACGTGTTGGGTtgagaaaattatattgtttttttaagctcGTAGGTCAGTCTGCCGATTATTTTAACTGAGTGAACATGGCGAGTGACACTAGTGGTGAcgaattagataaaaaaatatgtggactatctaaaaaacgtaaaataactCGTCGTATGTctgatgtttcaaaaaaaatacgctTACAGAGCCATGAAGTAGGGCCAGACTGTCATTGTACGCGATTTCAGTGCtttgaaaaagttttacctAATGAACgggctaaaattattattattatttgtttttattattatttggagGGATCAGTACACCCTGACTCCCTGCCACATTtatttacagtaattttataaaaagaaaaattatgtacgaacaaaaaaaaatatatatattattacactGTATCTATCTTAAATTAACGCCTAGGTGTTCATAACACACCTGTGTGCGctgttgtttcaaaaaaaagttggttcTATTTTCCGAATTATAATAAACTTGCTTAACTAACCTTAAAACTATTGTGATAAATCCTGCTCtcgatttgattttttttgtcctagttttaaatgaaatatttttgtcctTTTAGTCCTAAACACCTACGTCTCTCAACAATTGCTATATTGCAATTATAtacaagtataaaaactaactATCCTACATTAGAAAACAGTGGCAAAATCTTGGTAATGGTTATGAACATACTTATTGCATTCCTtgctaaattttgatttattttttaatttttttaatgtgcaaGGCAGAAGATTATAGGTTTTTGGTGCTAAGtatacaaagaattttaaatttatattttttaaactgctaGGAATGTATAAATTATCTCTAGCCCTTGATCTTGTATTATGGATATGATTTATATGGTTTCTTATGTgagttttaaaatgaatatatgtacatattgtTGTAATGTATAATGTCCTTATATTAGTTGCTTGTTCTGTAAAAAGTTGATTTGTAGGGAAAAGCcttgatttgttaaaaatagtcttcaagatatatttatggacaatagttaatttatataaagcatTGTTATATAATCCTCCCCATACTAAAATACCATATCTTAAAATTGACTCAGTGAgtgatttatatattataataagttccttaatatttagaaacgttctaagtatataaaatgtataaatcaatttttttagtttatttgccaGATAATCTGCATGTACATGCCATTTGAGATTCTGATCCACATATATCCCGAGATACTTAGTATGAGCTGTTTCCTTGATCTGATTATATCTATCAATAGAAAACTGAGAAAATTGGGTCTATTTGCTGCAGTTAGTGAAAAGGCAATGTAGTTGGTTTTGGTGACATTTAGACTTAGCTTAAATGTTTCCAGCCAATTTTTTACTTGATTAAGGCCTTCTATGGCATACTGCTTTGTTTGATCCCAGTCTGTACCATTAAAAAGTAATGCTGTGTCGTCTGCGTATGAAATAATTTCTCCattattaagttttgttttaaggagagagtttaagtaaattataaacagAACCGGGCCTAACACTGTGCCTTGCGGGACTCCTATCTGTATTACCTCTTCTTTgcttaaagtattatttattttaacaacttgtcgtctattttttaagtaattcttcATTAGAGTTATTGCAGTTCCTCTTACCCCATAACGTTCCAAAACTTCAAACAGTTTGTTATGTGGAacagtatcaaatgccttagcgAGATCTATGAAAACACCAAGGCACTTTCTGCTCTGGTTAAGATGATTAGTGACTGCTGAAGTGAGTTTGTGTAATGCATCGGAAGTACTACAACCTGGTAAAAACCCATATTGATTTTCAGCCAAAATGTTATTAGTGACAAAGAAGCTCAATAATCTGTCTTTCagacttttttcaaatatttttgcgaAGCAAGTTATTAAGCTTATCGGCCGGTAATTAGTGACAACATTTTTGGGACCTGATTTATGAATCGGAGTGACAACTGTTAATTTAAAGCTTGAAGGTATATGTCCAGTCTTATAGATTTGATTTATGATGTGAATAAGTGGCTCTAGAATTTCTATGTGTGTTTGTTTAATCAGATTAGCCGATATACCATCAAAACCTGgggaacttttatttttaaggttgttaatgtgttttattaattaatcattttaatgaGTTAGGTTCTTGGGACGAACAAAGTGCCTATCTGTGTGGCCTTATTCTTCTAAGTCCTGTTTTGCAACGAAGAAATCGTCGCCCAGAAGAAGAAAGTCACTTCCGGCAGGCTAGTTACTTTTGTAAGGTAAGAGTGCTACGTAATGAAGGAACAGTCGACATTCCAGTATGCCTTAAAGCATTTTGTTCACTTCATGGAATTACACGAAGAAGAGTTCAGACTATTCACACTTCACTTCTAGTCAAAGGAGTTGCTCCTAAGGACAACAGGGGGAAACAATCCTATAAACATCATGCACTtaaagaagatataaaaaaccGTGTTATTTCTCATATTCGTTCGTTTAAGGGTAGGTCTAGTCATTATAGCAAtaaaaagtcaaagaaaatttacttaCCTGAAGATTTGAACATTCGCAAAATGCACtcaatgtataaattaaaacatccagATAAATCTGTGTCTTACGAAACTTACAAACTATTTTTTCGACGGATTTTAATATCAGTTTTGGATATCCCCGCTCTGACACCTGTTCCAAGTGCGATGAATTCAATGCTAGATTAAAGTCGCTAAATTTAAGGCTTACCCAAAACATCACTTTGGAAATAAAAGAGTTCCTAAATCGCAAAATAAGAAAGCTTACATTAGAGAAAGaacttcataagaaaaaaacagaagccTTTTATGTTAGGAGGAGACAAGCTCGACTTCAAAGTAGGAAATCAATAAAGATAGAAGCGGTGGCCATGGACtaccaaaaaaactttttcaacaGTCCCGAACATAACGACTAATGACGTCTATTATAAGCgtcaattatctttttattcttttaacatCCATAGACTTTCGGATGCTGATTCAGTTATTTTATACCTATTCAGAAGAAGTAGCTAAGAAGGGTTCTAATGAGGTATGTTCTTTTTTAGAAGATTATGTTACTCATCATCTTCCTAGTAGcgttaagattttaataattttttgcgacTCTTGTGGAggacaaaataagaactttaCAGTGTTTCGCTATTTGCACTACCTGGTCCACCAAAAAAAGAGGTTTCAAACTATCAAAGTTGTATTTCCGATTAGGGGCCACTCATTTATGGAGTGTGACAAAAATATGGGTATAATTAACTGCAAATCCAAGATCGAACTACCTTCAGACTGGGTTCGGGTTTTCAAGGAAGCTAGAGTTAAACCAACACCTTATAAAATAGAAGAAGTTAACGACTGGAGTGCATTTTTGTCTCCTTTGTATGCAAAGAAGTGTCCGTTTTTGAGTCGACCAATAAGAGAGTTGGAAGTCACTGTGAATCATCCAAGAATGATTCTTCATCGTGAAACCTATAATGGATCTTGGACTACTTCCATCGTAACTAAACCAGTCTCCAAACTCATACGAGGCCCATCTTTATCTGAAAAGGAGTTTCACTATCCATCACGAGCTTATAATGGTAAGTTTGTTTTGTAATTCCTTTaaataatagtgtttttgttaataaaatatttttttaggtaaaattcctatttcaaaagaaaagtaCAAAGATCTACAGCAACTGAAAAAATTTTGTGACGAGAGCACGTTTTCCTTTTACGACAATCTTCCTGTACTACCCGCAAAGAAAATCCCTAAAATGAACAGAAGAGAAAAGCCcgttaaaacaacaaaaaataagcgctaaacaccaatatagtaaatacggtaacatttaaaacaaagtgACTTtgcttgcttttttttttttttgtactttggttgattttgtaataaaatttaaaaaactaattgatattttttaatttcattacataatttaaaaagctaGTATACGGTATAATACTTGtttccaaaatcaaaattttaaaaaatttatagcgttttcaaatttaaaattttattttctcaaattcaATTAATAGTGACTTTGCACGTTTTTTCCCTGTAGTCttcatattatatatttgagGTGTTAGGACTCTCAGCTACAGCAGTTcaaacaaagaattaaaatattcttattaaaataaatatttgaagaCACTGTTATTAAGGACACTGGCATAACATCTTTTACCTGCTTagttaatatgttttaaatgatcatttaaaaaaaattaatagtgttTTATAAGTGTAGTGCCcaatttcaagttttttcttGATATGACTTTGATTTTTAACAAGTAAAAAATGCTTTGCCTATTTCCTATAAATAAACATTTGGTGGCCTAAGACTCAAGCTAGTTCTGACTCTTAGatcaaaaaacataataaaactatttataaaatacttaataattcgcaaaaatgtaatgcaaattttctgcttaatattaatacaagaatttttttttgtataattccAGGCAACATACAGGAGAACGACCGTTATCTTGTGAGATATGTGATAAAAAATTCGCTTGTCCCAGGATTTTAAGGCAACACATTAAAATTCATACAGAGGAGAAGCCACATGTGTGTAAAATATGTGGAAAAAGTTTTAGAAGGGGCCATCATTTAAAGTACCACACCCAAACCCatataaaagttaattaaaatgctGAAATACCCAAAATGGTTGTTTCATTGTCCATGGGAGTAGGATTAAGGGAATCTTAAATTTCAGAACAAAATCAACTATTTGTTAATTAATCTTTAATCTTATCTGTACATAATATACtgctattataataatacaacctaaaaaaataccaaaataaagtATACCAGACCTGTCCCATTACAACAGCCCTCTCAAGGTAATTGAAGGCGAATATACATATTTTCTCAAACACTAATCAAATAATTGAACTAAATAATCAACTATTTACTCCATAcaataaaaatcacttaaacagacattaaaaaacaatattttgccattttataaCAAGATACAACCTATAAAAGTGTTCTTATTTAGTCACTATACATATATCACAAACCTTTTAAAtgattctcttttttttgtaGGTTCTATAATACATTTGGCATAGACCAAGTGTGAATTAGTTTCTACCCACATTCAAGCTGaatcaagtttatttaattacatGCCTTGGATATCACACAATTCACACTTGCAtggaagatatttttttaatataaagttcAATGCCGTTCTCAATATGAGAATCTAAACCTGGATCTGAAATGTGTTGTGATTTAACGTTTACTTACATTTAATGTGTTACCCtatttggataatattttttttacaagacaATAACGTAATTATTTAGGTCAATTTTGGCAGTTTAAATGATATGAAAGAGATGTCATTTTTTCTTCAAACGATTTGCTATCCATTCTAGACCTTGGTATAACCTGAAACAAAAATTCAGACCattataaattttctattacTCAATtacatgtaaaaattaaaacatttatatgacatatcaaaacataatttaagagtTAATACTAGAAGTGAATAATACTATACATCAATGACATATGCATTGACAAATTCCGTGAATTCATAGAAAGaagttgaaatatttgaaaaagatTTAGATAGCCAAAACAATGCTCCTGCTCTCATAGAACTCAAAACTATcaataaattacaaaagtaTGTTTTTCAACTGTGTTcctaacttatttattttgctcTTAAATGAGTAGAAACTGGATAGATTATCaggaaaaaaaaagacttgTAATAAAAGATTCCAGTTTGGTTAGTTTCATTCCTATACACCCATTACAGAATAAAATTCAACATAGATCAAACTTAAAGTGAAAATCATTCGTACCCATATAAGTGGAAGAGATCtggcacaaaaaaaaaattattacattaatgCAAAGTTTAGTAATGaagaatttagttttttggatGACATCACTTTACATATGCAAAGCAAACTTTCCACTCatgtataatttgttgtttaataTAGACTGGTTCTCCGTCTTGCAGTCTTCTGACGTTGACAGCGCTTGCAAGGAACTTTACAAAAGACTTGATTCAGCTTTCGCTGCTTCAGCACCTTTAAAACAACGAAGACGACGGCGATTTCCAGTGTGGTTTtcgaaacaaattatttctaatatctttaagaaggaaaaaccatatcgtgattatagatcctctccaactgaatttaatttttccagatacaacaggcttcgtcagacagtaaaatctcaagcccgtgaggcctataactcatttgtgaggagaacattgtcactgatccctcatcgttttggtcttttgttagagctaagaaaagtcactcttcacttccgtctatcatgtgcgatgccaatggtaattcttttcaagga
Encoded proteins:
- the LOC126740121 gene encoding zinc finger protein 239-like isoform X2, translated to MQQLPRKVNILPPFSRPMFGDTFKISTGDPEKDVKSDLLLTSVLEADTETLDCDNNVKEETNKSDFICKICLKECSSKYTLNRHMKVHGDCKELECYICHRKFSRQADVRRHLVVHTKEKPYFCDSCGKCFTQIGTLAIHKRKIHNISITTDKKKGKKTFLCSICGQFFGFSSTLKLHMRRHIGHKPFQCNYCNLRFVSNARLTAHKRSHSGERPFCCELCNANFSHATALTRHLKSHRNERPHQCQYCEKCFCLPSELNIHLRQHTGERPLSCEICDKKFACPRILRQHIKIHTEEKPHVCKICGKSFRRGHHLKYHTQTHIKVN
- the LOC126740123 gene encoding zinc finger protein 879-like — its product is MDSSVLLRSMSDFCRTCMTSDANLTSLFAIVNISGKVTKKDSIASLLFESTSLQVEPSDGLPQKICQTCLKRLLSCHLFQITVHETQLKLQKIKETQRAETDNDDKVICIFNDELLKEFEVENLPTEEESLSSCENNEEINNTNPVNSDNNDPTGQPRPTYKCKTCSKICSNKSLLNRHLKIHGDFKKLQCHICLKRFTTLEGKERHLRVHTGEKPYNCKYCDRDFRQSSILNTHLKKIHHITPTKPTIEEREDSWKWSFLCTVCGHRYASSSGLTGHMRAKHPEEYERELVSNSKKIKTT
- the LOC126740121 gene encoding zinc finger protein OZF-like isoform X1; translation: MTSSELNVNDLSERCRTCMAAKGITSLFSLLSISGKEEPLDSILFKCTSLQVKSTDQLPHNICNSCLEKLIYCHLFRDLCLETHSKFLLVLKNQTETINNLIPSDFATGDPEKDVKSDLLLTSVLEADTETLDCDNNVKEETNKSDFICKICLKECSSKYTLNRHMKVHGDCKELECYICHRKFSRQADVRRHLVVHTKEKPYFCDSCGKCFTQIGTLAIHKRKIHNISITTDKKKGKKTFLCSICGQFFGFSSTLKLHMRRHIGHKPFQCNYCNLRFVSNARLTAHKRSHSGERPFCCELCNANFSHATALTRHLKSHRNERPHQCQYCEKCFCLPSELNIHLRQHTGERPLSCEICDKKFACPRILRQHIKIHTEEKPHVCKICGKSFRRGHHLKYHTQTHIKVN